Proteins encoded together in one Myxococcales bacterium window:
- a CDS encoding DUF4175 domain-containing protein codes for MARCPRSGALGALVALAAALLALDVRARRRTSGPREVLNHIVRPAAPAEAERARRALTLLETRDGTSRELAELHVARAFAAIPEGQVVGRARRLAFRFRVGAGLVVAVAAGSCAQNPWGLVEGADVLVARGGRAPVDLVWLAQPELSARAPDYLHRGERHEPYGEELELPRGTLLSFRGTPIHSGRRLAMTDGKVEVPFVDDGTGAVVARWSLADTAELRVVARFGDVVIEEPAHTRVTSIPDATPVVTLEGAPRTISLARDADSVEIPIRYHAEDDHGLREVHLVLRAGAREERRVLSRLDGETRTDRGGHVLRPTDPFFKRSHVPVEVRVAAKDNDPITGPKWGESEALTVVPPDVGEPEAMRLDALRAVRRAYVDALAYRLRHGEAGQDAIDAARLHELSSKAAERLSEVLGGSFSGLRISSRLSARLRTSERRVVAAERKEATSKSAEARRGARAATEQMALVVDAVIRGLGHRDARTSAKELADVADDLSVGAAQARAKTASAAAEGARMDAAEAVLRGGQRQLERLGWLGQDLGEITAAGLLRVTRTRKEADLLHAELAARDLAARLRQPDPSFGSRGGGGGKGEGGESSGQPGQGEGEGDGSGSGGGKGEGSDAERAFNEAAQGLDRLAAEHAENMGKVEQALAEGASEEDRKALMEEAKKHADAVREAVRDLPSVGGGSGSWTSKGAASRELAEQMAQSLEQGSPADAVSGGRSAMAALEEAKRLASRGGLMRSGASQELLDEAQRKLGPELRWAEDRLAQMKARAQARARGDLAKHGSAEGQLSDKATDLLKKGETGGKGDGEGALPEPALDGLREAARAAREAAEALKHGDADRGQSAQREAQAKLEAARRALGSSNDDGEADLNPRGADGATPIPKADAHKGPEEFRKRVLRGLGQPAAGRQRDAVTRYAEGLLR; via the coding sequence GTGGCACGGTGCCCGCGCAGCGGCGCGCTGGGCGCGTTGGTGGCGCTCGCCGCCGCGCTCCTCGCGCTCGACGTGCGCGCGCGCAGACGGACCTCCGGACCCCGCGAGGTCCTGAACCACATCGTGCGCCCCGCGGCGCCGGCCGAGGCGGAGCGCGCCCGCCGTGCGCTCACGTTGCTCGAGACCCGCGACGGCACCTCCCGGGAGCTCGCCGAGCTCCACGTCGCGCGGGCCTTCGCGGCCATCCCCGAGGGCCAGGTCGTCGGGCGGGCGCGGCGGCTCGCGTTCCGCTTCCGCGTCGGCGCCGGGCTCGTGGTCGCGGTCGCCGCGGGCTCGTGCGCCCAGAACCCGTGGGGGCTCGTCGAGGGCGCCGACGTGCTCGTGGCCCGGGGGGGCCGCGCGCCCGTCGACCTCGTGTGGCTCGCGCAGCCGGAGCTCTCCGCGCGCGCGCCGGACTACCTCCACCGCGGCGAGCGCCATGAGCCCTACGGCGAGGAGCTCGAGCTGCCGCGCGGCACGCTGCTCTCCTTTCGCGGCACCCCCATCCACAGCGGGCGCAGGCTCGCGATGACCGACGGCAAGGTCGAGGTCCCGTTCGTCGACGACGGCACGGGCGCGGTGGTGGCCCGCTGGTCGCTCGCCGACACCGCCGAGCTCCGAGTGGTCGCGCGGTTCGGCGACGTGGTGATCGAAGAGCCGGCGCACACGCGCGTGACCTCGATCCCCGACGCCACGCCCGTGGTCACCCTCGAGGGCGCCCCGCGCACAATCTCGCTCGCACGAGACGCAGATTCCGTTGAAATTCCCATACGTTACCATGCCGAAGACGACCACGGCCTGCGGGAGGTCCACCTCGTCCTGCGCGCCGGGGCGCGCGAGGAGCGGCGCGTGCTGTCACGGCTCGACGGCGAGACGCGCACCGATCGCGGCGGCCACGTGCTGCGGCCCACCGATCCCTTCTTCAAGCGGAGCCACGTGCCGGTGGAGGTGAGGGTCGCGGCGAAGGACAACGACCCGATCACCGGCCCGAAGTGGGGCGAGAGCGAGGCCCTCACGGTGGTGCCGCCCGACGTGGGCGAGCCGGAGGCGATGCGCCTCGACGCGCTGCGGGCCGTACGGCGGGCCTACGTAGACGCGCTCGCGTACCGCCTCCGCCACGGAGAGGCCGGCCAGGACGCGATCGACGCCGCGCGCCTCCACGAGCTGTCGAGCAAGGCAGCCGAGCGGCTCTCCGAGGTCCTCGGGGGGTCGTTCTCCGGGCTCAGGATCAGCAGCCGCCTGTCGGCGAGACTCCGCACCAGCGAGCGCCGCGTGGTCGCGGCCGAGCGCAAGGAGGCCACCTCGAAGAGCGCCGAGGCGAGACGCGGTGCGCGCGCCGCGACCGAGCAGATGGCGCTCGTCGTCGACGCGGTGATCCGCGGCCTGGGTCATCGCGACGCGCGCACCTCGGCGAAGGAGCTCGCCGACGTGGCCGACGACCTCTCGGTCGGCGCGGCCCAGGCGCGCGCGAAGACGGCGAGCGCGGCGGCCGAAGGCGCCCGAATGGACGCGGCGGAGGCGGTGCTCCGTGGCGGCCAACGCCAGCTCGAGCGGCTCGGCTGGCTCGGGCAGGATCTCGGCGAGATCACGGCGGCGGGCCTCTTGCGCGTGACACGCACACGCAAGGAGGCCGACCTGCTCCACGCCGAGCTCGCGGCGCGCGATCTGGCGGCCCGGCTCCGCCAGCCGGATCCCTCGTTCGGCTCACGCGGGGGTGGCGGTGGCAAGGGCGAAGGCGGCGAGTCCAGCGGCCAGCCCGGCCAGGGCGAAGGCGAGGGCGACGGCTCTGGCTCGGGGGGTGGCAAGGGCGAGGGCAGCGACGCGGAGCGCGCCTTCAACGAGGCCGCGCAGGGGCTCGATCGCCTCGCGGCAGAGCACGCGGAGAACATGGGCAAGGTCGAGCAGGCGCTCGCCGAGGGCGCCTCCGAAGAAGACCGAAAGGCGCTCATGGAAGAGGCCAAGAAGCACGCGGACGCCGTGCGCGAGGCGGTGCGCGACCTGCCCTCGGTCGGCGGGGGGAGCGGCTCGTGGACGAGCAAGGGCGCGGCCTCCCGCGAGCTCGCCGAGCAGATGGCCCAGTCGCTCGAGCAGGGCAGCCCGGCCGATGCCGTCTCCGGCGGGCGGAGCGCGATGGCTGCCCTCGAGGAGGCGAAGCGCCTCGCCTCGCGCGGCGGACTGATGCGCAGCGGCGCCTCCCAAGAGCTCCTCGACGAGGCCCAGAGGAAGCTCGGCCCCGAGCTGCGGTGGGCAGAGGATCGCCTGGCCCAGATGAAGGCGCGGGCCCAAGCGCGCGCGCGCGGGGATCTGGCCAAGCACGGCAGCGCCGAGGGACAGCTCTCGGACAAGGCCACGGATCTGTTGAAGAAAGGAGAAACTGGGGGGAAGGGCGACGGGGAGGGTGCGCTCCCCGAGCCGGCCCTCGACGGACTCCGCGAGGCCGCGCGCGCGGCGCGGGAGGCGGCAGAGGCGCTGAAGCACGGCGACGCGGACCGCGGGCAGAGCGCCCAGCGCGAGGCCCAGGCGAAGCTCGAGGCCGCCCGGCGGGCGCTCGGCTCCTCGAACGACGACGGGGAAGCCGACCTCAACCCGCGCGGCGCCGACGGCGCGACCCCGATCCCCAAGGCCGACGCCCACAAGGGACCCGAGGAGTTCAGGAAGCGGGTGCTGCGAGGGCTGGGGCAGCCCGCCGCTGGCCGCCAGCGGGACGCTGTGACACGGTACGCCGAGGGCCTCCTCCGATGA
- the psd gene encoding phosphatidylserine decarboxylase (Phosphatidylserine decarboxylase is synthesized as a single chain precursor. Generation of the pyruvoyl active site from a Ser is coupled to cleavage of a Gly-Ser bond between the larger (beta) and smaller (alpha chains). It is an integral membrane protein.), with protein MKLTYASAQLLRVMPRERISRLMGQLADVQWPRPLERAVLGAYCRAYDVALEECEAPDRWASFDHFFTRRLRDGARPLADGATWVSPADGRLESPGVVTADSLYLVKGRPYRVDELVGDRDEARRYVGGGGCVVYLSPRDYHRVHTPAAGKLVCVRSMPGDYFPVNSIGLDHVPNLFVRNRRVALAIETESFGRVTVVMVAAMVVGRITVTGIDARDVPYGTHTLDAPLELEAGAELGMFHLGSTAVVFFEPKGFARFVAQEGPIKMGQALAEAGA; from the coding sequence ATGAAGCTCACGTATGCCTCCGCCCAGCTCTTGCGAGTGATGCCGCGAGAGCGAATATCCCGCCTCATGGGGCAGCTCGCCGACGTGCAGTGGCCGCGCCCACTCGAGCGCGCGGTGCTCGGCGCGTACTGCCGTGCCTACGACGTGGCCCTGGAGGAGTGCGAGGCGCCCGACCGGTGGGCGAGCTTCGACCATTTTTTTACGCGCCGACTGCGTGACGGCGCCCGACCGCTGGCCGACGGCGCCACGTGGGTTTCCCCCGCCGACGGCCGGCTGGAGTCGCCCGGGGTCGTGACCGCCGACTCCCTCTACCTCGTGAAGGGCCGCCCCTACCGGGTCGACGAGCTCGTGGGCGATCGGGACGAGGCCCGGCGCTACGTGGGGGGGGGCGGGTGTGTCGTGTACCTGTCGCCGCGCGACTACCACCGAGTCCACACGCCCGCCGCGGGCAAGCTCGTGTGCGTCCGCTCGATGCCGGGCGACTACTTCCCGGTGAACTCCATCGGGCTCGACCACGTGCCGAACCTGTTCGTCCGAAACCGCCGGGTCGCCCTCGCGATCGAGACCGAGTCGTTCGGGCGCGTCACGGTCGTCATGGTGGCGGCCATGGTCGTCGGGCGCATCACGGTGACGGGCATCGACGCCCGCGACGTGCCGTACGGCACGCACACGCTCGACGCGCCGCTCGAGCTCGAGGCAGGAGCGGAGCTCGGTATGTTCCACCTTGGCTCCACCGCCGTGGTGTTCTTCGAGCCCAAGGGCTTCGCGAGGTTCGTCGCGCAGGAGGGCCCCATCAAGATGGGGCAAGCCCTCGCCGAGGCAGGCGCATGA
- a CDS encoding serine/threonine protein kinase: MVGSGQVLSSKYKLGRLLGEGGMGAVYEAEHLVLGTRVAVKILHAELARREGLIERFMQEAMVAARIRSENVAHVIDVERTADGVAFMVIELLEGESLADMLDRQSRLDASTACEYTRQILLALEAAHALGVVHRDLKPENVFVTYVGDRPVLKLIDFGIAKLRREGAGGRNLTVAGVLMGTAEYMAPEQAYSADAVDARADIYAVGVMLYEMLAGARPVSGDDGRVIALKIERGEVVPLVRAAPGVKPELAGLVHRAMAFRRELRFASAAEMRLALEAAADARAGSLSSARLAELTAKAGTGTLMGAPLPLPAPTEGSAPPPQPAPRASSPPGDAAWAAPAEARGTALAPVLASPHAPHAPHAPHAPRAQAPYAHAPPDRRRAEPARRRSSRLIPGLIVGSLLLGAGIAAAVVLTGTGSTPAPPPPGLGVVPPLPTVAPGVTDPVGPLTTPPLGNVPPLQTPPGPATAAPKASGAPPTPSGAPPSPSSSSSAPPLPSLALPPLPTALPSFQLPTAWPSAPFPMPAFPLQPSPPGPPSPAPSGPVVPSGPPGY; encoded by the coding sequence GTGGTCGGCTCAGGGCAGGTCCTCTCCTCGAAGTACAAGCTCGGGCGCTTGCTCGGCGAGGGCGGCATGGGCGCCGTCTACGAAGCGGAGCACCTCGTGCTCGGCACGCGGGTGGCCGTGAAGATCCTCCACGCCGAGCTGGCGCGTCGCGAGGGGCTGATCGAACGCTTCATGCAAGAGGCGATGGTCGCCGCGCGGATCCGCAGCGAGAACGTGGCCCACGTGATCGACGTCGAGCGCACCGCCGACGGCGTCGCGTTCATGGTGATCGAGCTGCTCGAGGGCGAGTCGCTCGCGGACATGCTCGATCGACAGAGCCGCCTCGATGCCTCCACCGCCTGCGAATACACGCGGCAGATCCTCCTCGCGCTCGAGGCCGCGCACGCGCTCGGCGTCGTGCACCGCGACCTGAAGCCCGAGAACGTGTTCGTGACCTACGTCGGCGACCGTCCGGTGCTGAAGCTCATCGACTTCGGTATCGCGAAGCTCCGACGAGAGGGCGCGGGGGGCCGAAACCTCACCGTCGCCGGGGTGCTGATGGGCACCGCCGAGTACATGGCGCCCGAGCAGGCGTACTCCGCCGACGCTGTGGACGCGCGGGCCGACATCTACGCGGTCGGCGTGATGCTCTACGAGATGCTCGCGGGGGCGCGGCCGGTGTCCGGCGACGACGGCCGCGTGATCGCGCTCAAGATCGAGCGCGGCGAGGTGGTGCCGCTCGTGCGCGCCGCGCCGGGCGTGAAGCCCGAGCTGGCCGGCCTCGTGCACCGAGCGATGGCGTTCCGTCGCGAGCTCCGCTTCGCCTCCGCCGCCGAGATGCGGCTCGCGCTCGAGGCCGCGGCGGACGCGCGCGCCGGATCGCTCTCCTCCGCGCGACTCGCGGAGCTCACCGCGAAGGCGGGCACGGGCACGTTGATGGGGGCGCCACTCCCGCTCCCTGCACCGACCGAAGGCTCCGCGCCACCTCCACAACCCGCCCCGCGCGCCTCCTCGCCCCCTGGCGACGCGGCGTGGGCGGCTCCGGCCGAGGCGCGTGGGACCGCGCTCGCGCCCGTCCTCGCGTCGCCTCACGCGCCTCACGCGCCTCACGCGCCTCACGCGCCTCGCGCACAAGCTCCCTACGCTCACGCTCCTCCGGACCGGCGTCGCGCCGAACCCGCGCGGCGGCGGAGCTCCCGCCTCATCCCCGGGCTGATCGTGGGCTCGCTCCTCCTTGGCGCGGGGATCGCGGCCGCGGTCGTGCTGACGGGCACGGGCTCCACCCCTGCGCCCCCGCCGCCCGGCCTCGGCGTCGTGCCCCCGCTCCCGACCGTCGCGCCGGGCGTGACGGACCCGGTCGGGCCGCTCACCACCCCGCCGCTGGGAAACGTCCCTCCCCTCCAGACGCCGCCGGGCCCCGCGACCGCGGCGCCGAAGGCGAGCGGCGCACCGCCAACACCGAGCGGCGCGCCGCCGTCCCCCAGCAGCAGCTCGAGCGCGCCCCCGCTGCCCTCGCTCGCCCTCCCGCCTCTCCCGACGGCCCTCCCCAGCTTTCAGCTCCCGACCGCGTGGCCGAGCGCGCCCTTCCCGATGCCCGCGTTCCCGCTGCAACCGAGCCCGCCGGGCCCGCCGAGCCCGGCGCCGTCGGGGCCCGTCGTCCCCTCGGGGCCCCCGGGCTACTGA